CCAGATCCGCGTCGCTTTTGCGTTTGTTCGCAACCGCGATCGTCGCGTCGTCGTCCCACAATACCCCTCGACCACTCACGACTACCTTGGCTCACACCTTGAAAATCAGCGCTGGGATAATCTGAGGCGGCCTTGTACCACATTGGTTTAATTCATGTTTTTATCCTTCCAGCACCAAATGTTTCGTGTTGTCGGCATCGTGTGTTTCGCTGGATAAGCCTCACCTTCCGTAGGAAGAATGGATATTCCCGAAATAGAAAATCCTCCCTCGGGCAGCAGAATATTCACGTTTATGTTGCATCGCGGCATATTTTTGTTAAGGTGAGTCCTCCAGTTCGCCACCCTGAGGTTGTGGAATGAAGGACTATGCCTGGTCAAGAAGCCCGAGGCTCCGACGCGCGCAAGTAGTGTCCCGGCGGACCGGCGACGGACTCATAAAGCGCGGGTTCGACATCGCGGGAGCCTTGTTGGCACTTGCATTCCTCAGCCCGTTACTGCTGTTGCTTGCCTGCCTTGTCGTGTTTGCCGACGGCGGACCTGTCTTCCAGAGACATCTCCGAATTGGGCGCGGTGGCTGCGTCTTCAACTGCCTGCGGTTCCGTACGGCGTTGGAGGAGGCGGGCGGCTTAGCGGTCGCGCAATTCCGTCCCGCCGCGCGGGCTCAGGCGTTCGAATACGATCCGCACGTCACTCCAGTTGGCGCTCTACTGACGAAGCTCAGCCTCGTCGAAGTGCCGCAGTTCATCAACATTTTGCGCGGGGAGATGAGTATCATCGGCCCGCGCCCGATGGCGCCGGGCGACCTTATAGTCCTAGGAAACGTAGCGGAATTCTACCTGAAGTCACGGCCCGGTTTGACAGGCCCATGGCGACTGGGTGCGAGCGACCAGGCGCGGCACTCGAACCAGCTGAAGTTTGAGCGGCTCTACGCCGAAACCTGGTCGTTCCTTGGGGACCTGCACATTATTTCCAAGTGTGTCGCTGCCGCCTGTTTGCCGCGTGGCGGCTGAATATCGACGCCGGCTGGCGTGAAGCTTTTGAGAAGTCCGGAACCGAGCGTGTTTCGCACCCTACAAAGGACGTGCCCGAAATGAACCTGGCGCTTGTTCAAGTTGGCCCTGTCGATCCTTCTTTGTCAGCCTTTGCCCTCAAGGACGACGCCCCGGCAGCGCTCGTTAAGACAGCATTCCAATCCACTTCTCGAAAAAAAGGCTAGCGAATGGTCCTAGATATCCGTCCTGAAAAGGTTGCAGGAGAGCATTTCGACGTTGTCGTGATCGGTTCCGGCTTCGGCTCGGCATTCTTTCTTCATGGCTTTGCCAAGCACCGCAGAGCCCGGGTTCTACTCCTCGAATGGGGCAGGCACAACACGCACGAGTGGCAGCTTGAACATGGTGCCAATACCGATGTTAAGGACGAGGAAACCTACAAGAGCAACTCGACAAAGCCGTGGAACTATACGATAGGGCTTGGGGGCGGAACGAACTGCTGGTTTGCCCAGACGCCCCGACTGCATCCGAATGATTTCAGGCTGAAAAGCCGTTATGGCATCGGCCAGGATTGGCCGATCAGCTACGAGGATCTCGAGCCTTTCTACTGTGAGGCGGAAATGGTCATGTCGATTTCCGGCGACCCGGACATGGCCGCGATCATGCCGCGCTCGATGCCCTTCCCGCAGCCGCCGCATCGCATGTCTACACCCGATCGCCTGATGAAGGCGGCCCAGCCCGACCGGCATTTCGTCATGCCGACGGCGCGTGCGCGGATCGCGACGGAACAGCGCCCGCCATGCTGCGCATCGCTTCGATGTTGGCTCTGCCCCGTGGATGCAAAGTTCACCGCGAACAACGGTTTGATGCATGTGTTCGAGCACCCGGACGTCTCTGTTTGCCTCGGCTCGGAGGTGCGCCGGCTGGACCACGCCGCCGGCTCCATTCGCGCCGTGACCTTCCGTCATGGCGGTAAGGAGCATGTGGTCACCGGCGACTTCTTCGTCCTCGGCGCGAATGGAATCCAGAGCGCGGCAATCATGCTCAGATCGGATCTCGGCGGCGAATTCGTGGGGCGTGGCCTGCACGAATCCTATGGCTGGAGCTTCGAAGCCTATCTTGATGACGTCGAGAATTTCGACGGCAGCACGATTACCACCGGACTGAACTTCGGCCTCTACGACGGAGCCCATAGATCAGAATATGCGGCAGCATTGGTCTATTTCGAGAATCGATGGCCGCATGGCTTGCGGCCGGAAAAAGGGCGGTTGCGGCAAACCCTGCCGATCATTGTCGTCACGGAAGACCTGCTCGAGCCGGAGAATTTTGTCAGTCTCGACGAGAACGAGAACGCGTACGTCACCTACAGGGGACCGGCCGATTATGCGGTTGAAGGGATGGCCCGTGCACGAGAGAAACTGCCCGAACTACTTGCGCCGCTGCCCGTTGAAAAGATCGCCGACCGCGGTCAGCGGCGAACCGAGTCGCATGTGCAAGGCACGCTTCGAATGGGCACGGACCCGAGCAATTCGGTCGTCGATCGAGACATGATCCATCACAAGCTCAGGAACCTGGTTGTCGTTGGCACAAGCACGTTTGCGAGTTGCTCCTGCGCCAATCCCAGCCTGACGGCCGCCGCTTTATCCCTGCGAGCGGCAAGCCGAATTGCATGAGAGGAGTGCACGAATGATCAGATTTTCCCGTCGCATGGTGCTTGCCCTGATGGCAAGCGGGGTTGCATCAACCGGTTTCGGTTATGCCGCAATGCGATCTTTCTCTGATGTGGATTTGGCGCGCGCCACGCTTGAAAAGTACCTTGGCGAGTTGAACATCACGGACGATCATCTACGGGCATTTGTACTGGATTTCCAAAAGCGAAATCCCTGGGACTTCCCCACGGGAAAACTCGCCGACGCGTCAACGCTTCTTGAACGGCTTCGACTGGGCGCCGTCGCACGCCCGCTTCTGCCCGAGAATGCCGCCCAGCGACTGGAGCAGTTCGAGCGCTGGTTACTGGCTGACTTTCATCTGCTGACCGACTTCGCTTGGCGAAGCGCACCGGACGATCCCGTACAGTACACAGGCTCACAGCATTGCGTGAACCCGTTCGCGAACTTCGAGTCAGCTTAGCGCAGTTCGGGGGCCGCCCCGCTCTCGCATTGGCCGCTGGGCCTCAAGGACATTTGCAACGCAGCAAGGAGTAGGTCGATGAAAATTCTGTTTGCAGGCGGAAACGGGTACTACCCCGAGTTCAGCGGTGGCGTTCAGTCGAGCACCCACCACCTCGTGAAGCAACTGCGCAACCAAGGTCACGAAGCGGCTGTGCTTGCCTCGCTGTTCGGGGACGGCATTTTCGGCTTCAAGGCGCGCGCCAAAATGAAAATCCTGCGCCAGCGCGCAGTGATTGATCACTTTCCGGGTTATCCCGTTGTCAGGGCCTGGTTTCCCTGGGAGGCGGCAACCTTCGCAGTCGAGCGGATCAAACCTGATGTCGCGGTCGTGCAGTGCCAAAGATCCGTACCGATCGGAAAGGCCTTGCAGGCCCAGAACGTGCCGCTGGTCGTCTATCTCAGAAACGTCGAATTCCATGAGCTGGCTGGCGATCTTCGCGAACTGCATTCAGCCCTCTATATCGCGAATTCGCAGTTCACAGCGCGAGCGTACAAGGAGAA
This Rhizobium sullae DNA region includes the following protein-coding sequences:
- a CDS encoding GMC oxidoreductase — translated: MVLDIRPEKVAGEHFDVVVIGSGFGSAFFLHGFAKHRRARVLLLEWGRHNTHEWQLEHGANTDVKDEETYKSNSTKPWNYTIGLGGGTNCWFAQTPRLHPNDFRLKSRYGIGQDWPISYEDLEPFYCEAEMVMSISGDPDMAAIMPRSMPFPQPPHRMSTPDRLMKAAQPDRHFVMPTARARIATEQRPPCCASLRCWLCPVDAKFTANNGLMHVFEHPDVSVCLGSEVRRLDHAAGSIRAVTFRHGGKEHVVTGDFFVLGANGIQSAAIMLRSDLGGEFVGRGLHESYGWSFEAYLDDVENFDGSTITTGLNFGLYDGAHRSEYAAALVYFENRWPHGLRPEKGRLRQTLPIIVVTEDLLEPENFVSLDENENAYVTYRGPADYAVEGMARAREKLPELLAPLPVEKIADRGQRRTESHVQGTLRMGTDPSNSVVDRDMIHHKLRNLVVVGTSTFASCSCANPSLTAAALSLRAASRIA
- a CDS encoding sugar transferase; the encoded protein is MALAFLSPLLLLLACLVVFADGGPVFQRHLRIGRGGCVFNCLRFRTALEEAGGLAVAQFRPAARAQAFEYDPHVTPVGALLTKLSLVEVPQFINILRGEMSIIGPRPMAPGDLIVLGNVAEFYLKSRPGLTGPWRLGASDQARHSNQLKFERLYAETWSFLGDLHIISKCVAAACLPRGG